One genomic window of Arachis hypogaea cultivar Tifrunner chromosome 8, arahy.Tifrunner.gnm2.J5K5, whole genome shotgun sequence includes the following:
- the LOC112706649 gene encoding xanthine dehydrogenase 1 isoform X1, with product MGSLKNDENPQLQPSKVSYEPLLYVNGVRRVLPDGLAHFTLLEYLRGIGLTGTKLGCGEGGCGACTVMVSSYDEKSRKCLHYAINACLAPLYSVEGMHVITVEGLGSCKRGLHPVQESMAQAHGSQCGFCTPGFVMSMYALLRSSQTPPSEEQIEECLAGNLCRCTGYRPIVDAFRVFAKTNDLLYTGISSVSPEEAKSICPSTGKPCSCNSNNVNDKCVVGDNRYKATSYDEVDGTKYTEKELIFPPELLLRTATPLSLTGFGGLMWYRPLTLQHLLDLKVKYPDAKLIVGNTEVGIEMRLKRLQYRVLVSVTHVPELNVLNVKDDGLEIGAAVRLSDLLSVLRKVVTERDVHETSSCRALIEQLKWFAGTQIRNAASIGGNICTASPISDLNPLWMAVGAKFRIIDSEGNSRTTLAENFFLGYRKVDLASSEILLSVFLPWNKRFEYVKEFKQSHRRDDDIAIVNAGMRIHLQETSESWVVADASIAYGGVAPCSLSAKKTKDFLIGKVWDQNLLQDALKVLQNDIILKEDAPGGMVEFRKSLTLSFFFKFFLWVSHQLDGVKESIPASHLSAMQPVHRPTITGSQDYEIMKHGTSVGSPEVHLSAKLQVTGEAEYADDIQLPLNGLHAALVLSRKPHARILSIDGSEAMSSPGFVGLFLAKDVPADNKIGPVVYDEELFATDYVTCVGQVIGVVVADTHENAKTAARKVNVKYEDLPAILSIKEAINAGSFHPNTEKCLIKGDVDQCFQSGQCDRIIEGEVHIGGQEHFYLEPHSSLVWTLDGGSEVHMISSTQAPQKHQKYVSHVLGLPMSKVVCKTKRIGGGFGGKETRSAFIAAAASVPSYLLNRPVKLTLDRDVDMMITGQRHSFLGKYKVGFTNEGRVLALDLEIYNNGGNSLDLSLAILERAMFHSDNVYDIPNVRIVGKVCFTNFPSHTAFRGFGGPQGMLITENWIHRIAAELKMSPEEIKEINFQQAGYISHYGQQLEHCTLHQLWNELKLSCDFVKAREQVDLFNSHNRWKKRGIAMVPTKFGISFTTKLMNQAGALVHVYTDGTVLVTHGGVEMGQGLHTKVAQIAASAFNIPLSSVFISETSTDKVPNSSPTAASASSDMYGAAVLDACEQIKARMEPIASRNNFNSFAELAVACYIERIDLSAHGFYITPDIGFDWKMGKGKPFRYFTYGAAFSEVEIDTLTGDFHTRVANIIMDLGFSLNPALDVGQIEGAFIQGLGWLALEELKWGDAAHKWIPPGCLYTCGPGAYKIPSINDVPLKFNVSLLKGHPNVKAIHSSKAVGEPPFFLASAVFFAIKDAIRAARLEVGCGDWFPLDNPATPERIRMACLDDITSSLVNSDFHPKLSV from the exons ATGGGGTCACTCAAGAACGACGAAAATCCTCAGCTTCAACCATCGAAGGTGTCTTACGAACCTCTTCTCTACGTTAACGGAGTTCGAAGAGTGTTACCTGATGGATTAGCTCATTTCACCCTTCTTGAGTATCTCAGAG GTATAGGCCTCACTGGAACTAAACTAGGATGTGGTGAGGGTGGTTGTGGAGCTTGCACGGTTATGGTTTCTTCTTATGATGAAAAATCGAGGAAATGCTT ACACTATGCTATCAATGCTTGCTTAGCACCTCTATATTCTGTAGAAGGAATGCATGTGATTACAGTGGAAGGATTGGGAAGCTGCAAGAGAGGTTTGCATCCTGTCCAG GAATCAATGGCACAAGCTCATGGTTCACAATGTGGATTTTGTACACCTGGTTTTGTTATGTCCATGTATGCATTATTGCGGTCAAGTCAAACCCCGCCTAGTGAAGAGCAAATCGAAGAATGTCTTGCTGGAAATTTATGCCGGTGCACTGGTTACCGACCAATAGTTGATGCATTCCGTGTCTTTGCCAAAACTAATGATTTGTTATATACTGGGATTTCTTCTGTGAGCCCTGAAGAAGCTAAGTCTATATGCCCTTCAACTGGAAAGCCCTGCTCATGCAATTCAAACAATGTGAATGATAAATGTGTAGTGGGTGATAATAGATATAAAGCTACTTCCTATGATGAAGTAGATGGGACCAAATATACAGAAAAGGAACTTATTTTTCCACCTGAGCTCCTGTTAAGGACAGCAACCCCTTTGAGTTTGACTGGATTTGGTGGGTTAATGTGGTATAGGCCTTTAACACTTCAACATTTATTGGATTTAAAAGTCAAATATCCTGATGCTAAGTTGATAGTTGGTAATACTGAGGTAGGAATTGAGATGAGACTGAAGAGACTACAGTATCGGGTTCTGGTGTCTGTAACACATGTGCCAGAACTAAATGTTTTGAATGTAAAGGATGATGGGTTAGAGATAGGTGCTGCAGTAAGGCTATCTGATCTCTTGAGTGTTTTAAGAAAGGTTGTAACTGAGCGAGATGTTCATGAAACATCATCTTGTAGGGCCTTAATTGAGCAACTGAAATGGTTTGCTGGAACACAAATAAGAAATGCTGCATCAATTGGGGGCAACATATGTACCGCGAGTCCAATATCAGACTTAAATCCTCTCTGGATGGCAGTTGGAGCAAAGTTTCGAATTATTGATTCCGAAGGAAACAGCAGGACAACATTGGCTGAAAATTTCTTCTTGGGATATCGTAAGGTGGATTTGGCAAGCAGTGAAATCTTGCTGTCAGTATTCCTACCGTGGAATAAGAGATTCGAATATGTGAAGGAATTTAAACAGTCTCATAGAAGGGATGATGATATTGCAATTGTAAATGCGGGTATGCGCATTCATCTACAAGAAACTAGCGAAAGCTGGGTGGTTGCTGATGCATCAATTGCTTATGGTGGGGTGGCGCCATGTTCACTTTCTGCTAAAAAAACTAAGGACTTTCTCATTGGGAAGGTTTGGGATCAAAATCTATTACAAGATGCATTGAAAGTCCTACAAAATGATATAATACTAAAAGAGGATGCTCCTGGCGGAATGGTTGAGTTCCGGAAATCTTTGACTCTaagtttcttttttaaattttttctatgGGTGTCTCATCAACTGGATGGTGTGAAAGAGTCGATACCGGCATCTCATCTGTCTGCCATGCAGCCAGTCCACCGCCCAACAATTACAGGATCTCAGGACTATGAAATCATGAAACATGGGACATCCGTGGGTTCTCCTGAGGTTCATCTATCTGCAAAACTTCAG GTTACAGGAGAAGCAGAATATGCTGACGACATACAATTGCCTCTGAATGGATTGCATGCAGCCTTAGTTTTGAGTAGAAAACCCCATGCCCGGATACTTTCAATTGATGGTTCAGAGGCCATGTCTTCACCTGGATTTGTGGGTTTGTTTCTGGCCAAAGATGTACCAGCTGATAATAAAATTGGGCCTGTTGTTTATGATGAGGAGCTTTTTGCCACAGATTATGTAACCTGTGTGGGTCAG GTTATTGGAGTAGTGGTGGCCGATacacatgaaaatgcaaagacaGCAGCAAGAAAAGTTAATGTCAAGTATGAAGATCTACCAGCCATCCTGTCAATAAAAGAGGCCATCAATGCTGGAAGTTTTCACCCCAATACAGAGAAGTGTTTGATTAAAGGTGATGTAGATCAATGTTTTCAGTCAGGTCAGTGTGACAGAATAATTGAAGGGGAAGTTCACATTGGAGGTCAGGAACACTTCTATCTTGAGCCACATAGCAGTTTGGTGTGGACATTGGATGGTGGAAGTGAAGTTCATATGATATCATCTACTCAG GCCCCTCAGAAGCACCAGAAATATGTTTCTCATGTTCTTGGTCTCCCCATGTCAAAGGTAGTGTGCAAAACAAAGCGAATTGGTGGTGGATTTGGGGGGAAGGAGACAAGGTCAGCCTTTATTGCTGCTGCAGCTTCAGTTCCATCATATCTGTTAAATCGGCCTGTGAAGCTCACACTTGACCGAGATGTTGACATGATGATAACTGGGCAACGCCATAGTTTTCTTGGGAAGTACAAG GTCGGATTTACAAATGAAGGGAGGGTACTCGCATTGGATCTTGAAATTTATAACAATGGCGGAAATTCACTGGATCTGTCACTTGCTATCCTTGAACGTGCTATGTTTCATTCAGATAATGTGTATGATATACCAAATGTGAGGATAGTTGGAAAGGTCTGCTTCACTAATTTCCCTAGTCACACTGCTTTCCGTGGATTCGGTGGTCCGCAAGGCATGCTTATCACTGAAAACTGGATTCATAGGATTGCTGCTGAACTCAAGATGAGCCCAGAAGAGATAAAG GAAATTAATTTTCAGCAAGCAGGATATATTTCGCATTATGGCCAGCAACTTGAGCACTGCACACTACACCAGCTGTGGAATGAACTCAAGTTATCCTGTGACTTTGTGAAGGCACGTGAACAAGTTGACTTATTCAACAGTCATAACCGCTGGAAGAAGCGTGGCATTGCTATGGTTCCAACAAAGTTTGGTATATCCTTTACAACAAAGCTTATGAACCAG GCAGGTGCTCTGGTTCATGTTTATACAGATGGAACTGTTTTAGTTACCCATGGGGGTGTAGAAATGGGGCAAGGTTTGCATACAAAAGTTGCTCAGATCGCTGCATCAGCTTTCAACATCCCCCTAAGTTCTGTCTTTATATCAGAGACAAGTACTGACAAG GTTCCTAATTCTTCTCCAACAGCAGCTTCTGCGAGTTCTGATATGTATGGAGCAGCGGTTTTAGATGCATGTGAGCAGATAAAGGCACGCATGGAACCTATTGCTTCACGGAACAACTTCAACTCATTTGCTGAG CTAGCTGTTGCGTGCTATATAGAGCGAATAGACCTTTCTGCCCATGGATTTTATATTACGCCTGATATTGGCTTTGATTGGAAGATGGGTAAAGGAAAACCTTTTAGGTATTTCACTTATGGGGCTGCATTTTCTGAGGTGGAAATTGACACCTTGACTGGAGATTTTCACACTAGAGTGGCAAACATAATTATGGATCTAGGTTTCTCTCTGAACCCAGCACTAGATGTTGGTCAG ATTGAAGGAGCTTTTATTCAAGGTTTGGGTTGGTTAGCTTTAGAAGAACTCAAATGGGGAGATGCAGCACATAAATGGATTCCCCCTGGTTGCCTTTACACATGTGGACCTGGAGCTTACAAAATTCCTTCTATCAATGATGTTCCTCTGAAATTCAATGTCTCACTTCTAAAG GGTCATCCAAATGTTAAGGCCATCCACTCATCTAAAGCCGTTGGCGAGCCGCCGTTTTTCCTAGCATCGGCAGTGTTCTTCGCCATCAAGGACGCCATCAGAGCTGCAAGACTTGAAGTGGGATGCGGTGATTGGTTTCCTCTTGATAATCCAGCAACTCCCGAGAGAATTCGAATGGCTTGTTTAGATGACATTACATCCTCACTTGTTAACTCAGATTTCCATCCTAAACTTAGTGTTTGA
- the LOC112706649 gene encoding xanthine dehydrogenase 1 isoform X3, giving the protein MAQAHGSQCGFCTPGFVMSMYALLRSSQTPPSEEQIEECLAGNLCRCTGYRPIVDAFRVFAKTNDLLYTGISSVSPEEAKSICPSTGKPCSCNSNNVNDKCVVGDNRYKATSYDEVDGTKYTEKELIFPPELLLRTATPLSLTGFGGLMWYRPLTLQHLLDLKVKYPDAKLIVGNTEVGIEMRLKRLQYRVLVSVTHVPELNVLNVKDDGLEIGAAVRLSDLLSVLRKVVTERDVHETSSCRALIEQLKWFAGTQIRNAASIGGNICTASPISDLNPLWMAVGAKFRIIDSEGNSRTTLAENFFLGYRKVDLASSEILLSVFLPWNKRFEYVKEFKQSHRRDDDIAIVNAGMRIHLQETSESWVVADASIAYGGVAPCSLSAKKTKDFLIGKVWDQNLLQDALKVLQNDIILKEDAPGGMVEFRKSLTLSFFFKFFLWVSHQLDGVKESIPASHLSAMQPVHRPTITGSQDYEIMKHGTSVGSPEVHLSAKLQVTGEAEYADDIQLPLNGLHAALVLSRKPHARILSIDGSEAMSSPGFVGLFLAKDVPADNKIGPVVYDEELFATDYVTCVGQVIGVVVADTHENAKTAARKVNVKYEDLPAILSIKEAINAGSFHPNTEKCLIKGDVDQCFQSGQCDRIIEGEVHIGGQEHFYLEPHSSLVWTLDGGSEVHMISSTQAPQKHQKYVSHVLGLPMSKVVCKTKRIGGGFGGKETRSAFIAAAASVPSYLLNRPVKLTLDRDVDMMITGQRHSFLGKYKVGFTNEGRVLALDLEIYNNGGNSLDLSLAILERAMFHSDNVYDIPNVRIVGKVCFTNFPSHTAFRGFGGPQGMLITENWIHRIAAELKMSPEEIKEINFQQAGYISHYGQQLEHCTLHQLWNELKLSCDFVKAREQVDLFNSHNRWKKRGIAMVPTKFGISFTTKLMNQAGALVHVYTDGTVLVTHGGVEMGQGLHTKVAQIAASAFNIPLSSVFISETSTDKVPNSSPTAASASSDMYGAAVLDACEQIKARMEPIASRNNFNSFAELAVACYIERIDLSAHGFYITPDIGFDWKMGKGKPFRYFTYGAAFSEVEIDTLTGDFHTRVANIIMDLGFSLNPALDVGQIEGAFIQGLGWLALEELKWGDAAHKWIPPGCLYTCGPGAYKIPSINDVPLKFNVSLLKGHPNVKAIHSSKAVGEPPFFLASAVFFAIKDAIRAARLEVGCGDWFPLDNPATPERIRMACLDDITSSLVNSDFHPKLSV; this is encoded by the exons ATGGCACAAGCTCATGGTTCACAATGTGGATTTTGTACACCTGGTTTTGTTATGTCCATGTATGCATTATTGCGGTCAAGTCAAACCCCGCCTAGTGAAGAGCAAATCGAAGAATGTCTTGCTGGAAATTTATGCCGGTGCACTGGTTACCGACCAATAGTTGATGCATTCCGTGTCTTTGCCAAAACTAATGATTTGTTATATACTGGGATTTCTTCTGTGAGCCCTGAAGAAGCTAAGTCTATATGCCCTTCAACTGGAAAGCCCTGCTCATGCAATTCAAACAATGTGAATGATAAATGTGTAGTGGGTGATAATAGATATAAAGCTACTTCCTATGATGAAGTAGATGGGACCAAATATACAGAAAAGGAACTTATTTTTCCACCTGAGCTCCTGTTAAGGACAGCAACCCCTTTGAGTTTGACTGGATTTGGTGGGTTAATGTGGTATAGGCCTTTAACACTTCAACATTTATTGGATTTAAAAGTCAAATATCCTGATGCTAAGTTGATAGTTGGTAATACTGAGGTAGGAATTGAGATGAGACTGAAGAGACTACAGTATCGGGTTCTGGTGTCTGTAACACATGTGCCAGAACTAAATGTTTTGAATGTAAAGGATGATGGGTTAGAGATAGGTGCTGCAGTAAGGCTATCTGATCTCTTGAGTGTTTTAAGAAAGGTTGTAACTGAGCGAGATGTTCATGAAACATCATCTTGTAGGGCCTTAATTGAGCAACTGAAATGGTTTGCTGGAACACAAATAAGAAATGCTGCATCAATTGGGGGCAACATATGTACCGCGAGTCCAATATCAGACTTAAATCCTCTCTGGATGGCAGTTGGAGCAAAGTTTCGAATTATTGATTCCGAAGGAAACAGCAGGACAACATTGGCTGAAAATTTCTTCTTGGGATATCGTAAGGTGGATTTGGCAAGCAGTGAAATCTTGCTGTCAGTATTCCTACCGTGGAATAAGAGATTCGAATATGTGAAGGAATTTAAACAGTCTCATAGAAGGGATGATGATATTGCAATTGTAAATGCGGGTATGCGCATTCATCTACAAGAAACTAGCGAAAGCTGGGTGGTTGCTGATGCATCAATTGCTTATGGTGGGGTGGCGCCATGTTCACTTTCTGCTAAAAAAACTAAGGACTTTCTCATTGGGAAGGTTTGGGATCAAAATCTATTACAAGATGCATTGAAAGTCCTACAAAATGATATAATACTAAAAGAGGATGCTCCTGGCGGAATGGTTGAGTTCCGGAAATCTTTGACTCTaagtttcttttttaaattttttctatgGGTGTCTCATCAACTGGATGGTGTGAAAGAGTCGATACCGGCATCTCATCTGTCTGCCATGCAGCCAGTCCACCGCCCAACAATTACAGGATCTCAGGACTATGAAATCATGAAACATGGGACATCCGTGGGTTCTCCTGAGGTTCATCTATCTGCAAAACTTCAG GTTACAGGAGAAGCAGAATATGCTGACGACATACAATTGCCTCTGAATGGATTGCATGCAGCCTTAGTTTTGAGTAGAAAACCCCATGCCCGGATACTTTCAATTGATGGTTCAGAGGCCATGTCTTCACCTGGATTTGTGGGTTTGTTTCTGGCCAAAGATGTACCAGCTGATAATAAAATTGGGCCTGTTGTTTATGATGAGGAGCTTTTTGCCACAGATTATGTAACCTGTGTGGGTCAG GTTATTGGAGTAGTGGTGGCCGATacacatgaaaatgcaaagacaGCAGCAAGAAAAGTTAATGTCAAGTATGAAGATCTACCAGCCATCCTGTCAATAAAAGAGGCCATCAATGCTGGAAGTTTTCACCCCAATACAGAGAAGTGTTTGATTAAAGGTGATGTAGATCAATGTTTTCAGTCAGGTCAGTGTGACAGAATAATTGAAGGGGAAGTTCACATTGGAGGTCAGGAACACTTCTATCTTGAGCCACATAGCAGTTTGGTGTGGACATTGGATGGTGGAAGTGAAGTTCATATGATATCATCTACTCAG GCCCCTCAGAAGCACCAGAAATATGTTTCTCATGTTCTTGGTCTCCCCATGTCAAAGGTAGTGTGCAAAACAAAGCGAATTGGTGGTGGATTTGGGGGGAAGGAGACAAGGTCAGCCTTTATTGCTGCTGCAGCTTCAGTTCCATCATATCTGTTAAATCGGCCTGTGAAGCTCACACTTGACCGAGATGTTGACATGATGATAACTGGGCAACGCCATAGTTTTCTTGGGAAGTACAAG GTCGGATTTACAAATGAAGGGAGGGTACTCGCATTGGATCTTGAAATTTATAACAATGGCGGAAATTCACTGGATCTGTCACTTGCTATCCTTGAACGTGCTATGTTTCATTCAGATAATGTGTATGATATACCAAATGTGAGGATAGTTGGAAAGGTCTGCTTCACTAATTTCCCTAGTCACACTGCTTTCCGTGGATTCGGTGGTCCGCAAGGCATGCTTATCACTGAAAACTGGATTCATAGGATTGCTGCTGAACTCAAGATGAGCCCAGAAGAGATAAAG GAAATTAATTTTCAGCAAGCAGGATATATTTCGCATTATGGCCAGCAACTTGAGCACTGCACACTACACCAGCTGTGGAATGAACTCAAGTTATCCTGTGACTTTGTGAAGGCACGTGAACAAGTTGACTTATTCAACAGTCATAACCGCTGGAAGAAGCGTGGCATTGCTATGGTTCCAACAAAGTTTGGTATATCCTTTACAACAAAGCTTATGAACCAG GCAGGTGCTCTGGTTCATGTTTATACAGATGGAACTGTTTTAGTTACCCATGGGGGTGTAGAAATGGGGCAAGGTTTGCATACAAAAGTTGCTCAGATCGCTGCATCAGCTTTCAACATCCCCCTAAGTTCTGTCTTTATATCAGAGACAAGTACTGACAAG GTTCCTAATTCTTCTCCAACAGCAGCTTCTGCGAGTTCTGATATGTATGGAGCAGCGGTTTTAGATGCATGTGAGCAGATAAAGGCACGCATGGAACCTATTGCTTCACGGAACAACTTCAACTCATTTGCTGAG CTAGCTGTTGCGTGCTATATAGAGCGAATAGACCTTTCTGCCCATGGATTTTATATTACGCCTGATATTGGCTTTGATTGGAAGATGGGTAAAGGAAAACCTTTTAGGTATTTCACTTATGGGGCTGCATTTTCTGAGGTGGAAATTGACACCTTGACTGGAGATTTTCACACTAGAGTGGCAAACATAATTATGGATCTAGGTTTCTCTCTGAACCCAGCACTAGATGTTGGTCAG ATTGAAGGAGCTTTTATTCAAGGTTTGGGTTGGTTAGCTTTAGAAGAACTCAAATGGGGAGATGCAGCACATAAATGGATTCCCCCTGGTTGCCTTTACACATGTGGACCTGGAGCTTACAAAATTCCTTCTATCAATGATGTTCCTCTGAAATTCAATGTCTCACTTCTAAAG GGTCATCCAAATGTTAAGGCCATCCACTCATCTAAAGCCGTTGGCGAGCCGCCGTTTTTCCTAGCATCGGCAGTGTTCTTCGCCATCAAGGACGCCATCAGAGCTGCAAGACTTGAAGTGGGATGCGGTGATTGGTTTCCTCTTGATAATCCAGCAACTCCCGAGAGAATTCGAATGGCTTGTTTAGATGACATTACATCCTCACTTGTTAACTCAGATTTCCATCCTAAACTTAGTGTTTGA